DNA from Ziziphus jujuba cultivar Dongzao chromosome 2, ASM3175591v1:
ATATATAGACAGAGAGCACACCACACAAAGGTATATTACGCAAATagttagaaaaagaaagaaaaaaagaaaaaggagagagaaagagaggattCAGAATGGCTTTGGACTACTACAGCGTTCTGAACGTGAAGAGGAAAGCCAGCGACGATGAAGTGAAGAGGGCGTACAAAAGGCAGGCGTTGATATGGCATCCAGACAAGAACCCGGCCAGCAAACAATCTGAGGCCGAGAAAAAGTTCAAGCAGATCTCCGAGGCCTACGAAGTGCTCGGTGACCCTCGCAAGCGTCTGATCTATGATGTGGAAGCAATCAAGTCCGTCCAATTTCCTCCTCCACGTCCATCGTCTTCCTGTGCGCCAGCTGCTGCTCCAAGATGCCATCAGAAACATCACAATCGGCAGCAGCATCCGGATATTGTGAAGTTACGTGTTTTTGGTGAGGAAGGTTTCTGGGTACGCGTACACCCCACCAGTTGTAATTGAGGTTTTCTCTTTCTTGATTTTGACCATTTAGACTTGTGAGGGATACCTACCTACGTGTTGCCGGTACTCTTTTTTCCTTATTTGAGGTTTTCCCATTTAGGGTTTTTTCTTAATAAGGTTTTAATGAGGCCGGTGGTATTCCCTTGAGGTCTTTTGGTCGGTTAGTCCTTCTTGGACTCGATTTCAGTTGTACTTGACTGACTTTATATTGTATTTGATTTAATGGAGGGGTGCCAACCTAGTTGGGATGTCTCCTTTCAATAAAATTCATCTTCTTATTCTCAttcttgttgttattattatttttttattcttattattattagttttatgCTTGTTTGATATGTAGagtttatcttttattttcttaatcattATCCTTGAACTGTTATAACTTAATGGTATATTATATgagaataatataatatattggaataattaatgaatttagaAGAAAGTGGGATCATGACAATTATCTACAAGATTTAGTCTTAATCATAACATTAGTTAATAATTACTGGatgaaacataaaaaaagaaaaaaatcacaaataacCAAAATAACCATAGATGTCAAAAtagcataaatttttaaaaattaacatcaaaagaaacaatttaaaataatattacatcACCAATCACAACAGACCAtgaatttaaaagtaaaaatatgaaGCATTAATAGTTTTActtaaaatacttaaaattaaGCATTAATATTCTTTTGTTTACTCAAAATCTTATAGCACAAACAGATCTCTGACTATCCGTGTATCTGAAACATTACATCAAAAACATATATCACGTATATGCATCTAAATACAGAATgcaactgtatatatataagataatgtccatatatatatatatatatatatataaaaccatccAGAAGAATGATACAAGAGGAAGAAGGCTAAAAAATATTCGaaactttatataaaaaaactaaaagattgATAAATATACTACAGCAGAGGAAGAAATTATCTTGCAGTATTAGTGGCACACCGAGCTAACCTTCACTCTGTTAAGGATTGGAGCCTTCGCATCAATATAGTGCCCATCAACAATGTAGTGTATCATCTTTGGTGGTTGGACTAGGAGCAAAACTGTCAAGATAACAAAG
Protein-coding regions in this window:
- the LOC112488881 gene encoding uncharacterized protein LOC112488881 encodes the protein MALDYYSVLNVKRKASDDEVKRAYKRQALIWHPDKNPASKQSEAEKKFKQISEAYEVLGDPRKRLIYDVEAIKSVQFPPPRPSSSCAPAAAPRCHQKHHNRQQHPDIVKLRVFGEEGFWVRVHPTSCN